One window of the Candidatus Chryseobacterium colombiense genome contains the following:
- a CDS encoding HlyD family efflux transporter periplasmic adaptor subunit: MKNFIKNYWAVFIPLIVLAIAVIYLLRNKSSQVDKDAVIGMVDAEFVDVSASLPGRVVDLLVKQDDEVKEGQVVAQMKTSEIETIQSQVSEAVTIAQNQLNKVDRGVEPEVLASAKNLQQIAQQQMDLMNKTYSRFQNLYSEGVVSGQERDIVYFKYKAAQKELETAKLNVQLLERGSNDELKNSAKSILNQAKDAEKLTEQIKDNASIKAPASGKISTVISNKGEMVNAGYPMMTIQKDNSYFVKFNLRQSQMNKIDKGTSVTMKIPGCTPEEVKGVVSELAPALGYADWVPEKQNGEFELRTFQIKVKPENMSSVKGLRPGMTAQLILP; the protein is encoded by the coding sequence ATGAAGAACTTTATAAAAAATTACTGGGCGGTTTTTATTCCTTTGATTGTTTTGGCTATTGCGGTTATATACCTTCTTAGAAATAAATCTTCACAAGTCGATAAGGATGCCGTTATCGGAATGGTTGATGCGGAATTTGTAGATGTGTCTGCTTCATTACCCGGAAGAGTGGTCGATTTGTTGGTAAAACAAGATGATGAGGTGAAAGAAGGGCAGGTTGTTGCCCAGATGAAAACTTCAGAGATAGAAACCATTCAGTCACAGGTTTCCGAAGCTGTAACGATTGCTCAAAATCAACTGAATAAGGTCGATCGAGGGGTAGAACCTGAAGTTTTAGCTTCAGCAAAGAATCTCCAGCAGATTGCACAGCAGCAAATGGATTTAATGAATAAAACCTATTCGCGTTTCCAGAACCTTTATTCTGAAGGGGTGGTTTCCGGACAGGAAAGAGATATTGTTTATTTTAAATATAAAGCGGCCCAAAAAGAGCTTGAAACAGCAAAGCTGAATGTACAGCTGCTTGAGCGCGGAAGTAATGATGAGCTTAAAAACTCAGCAAAATCGATTCTGAATCAGGCAAAAGATGCAGAGAAGCTTACGGAGCAGATTAAAGATAATGCCTCTATAAAAGCTCCTGCTTCCGGAAAAATTTCAACCGTTATTTCAAATAAAGGCGAAATGGTAAATGCAGGATATCCTATGATGACCATTCAGAAAGATAATTCCTATTTTGTAAAATTCAATCTCCGTCAAAGTCAGATGAATAAAATAGATAAAGGAACATCTGTAACAATGAAAATCCCGGGATGTACGCCGGAAGAAGTGAAAGGTGTTGTATCAGAACTGGCTCCTGCATTAGGATATGCGGATTGGGTACCCGAAAAACAGAACGGAGAATTTGAGCTGAGAACATTCCAGATAAAAGTAAAGCCTGAAAATATGAGTTCAGTTAAAGGACTTCGTCCAGGTATGACTGCGCAACTGATTTTACCATAA
- a CDS encoding ABC transporter permease, giving the protein MLREWKRIFSIPNFYVVLLVIPPIIFIFYGFIYQKQFAKELPMAVWDEDRSSVSRMLTDMMEQNEYIHFTHTAFSNSEIESLMKKGEIFGAVHFPKNMEADVKKDHQSNITLYTNGAYLVPAKMIYKGAAEVIIKGGLAVVLQKAEKQGMPAEKANTLVQPIKLNTTTLYNPDFNYQMYLTPGLITVGLQMALIVASVLILNLEFKRNTIDELLKISTSSSQIFIGKMLAHLCIAWILFLLVAFLVFPMYHLEKPETYFNFFIMYTLMSLACIGIGMMVSAISNNLLLVTDIALFFTSPAFVFSGFTFPRTAMPWYDQFYAEIMPYTHFLDGFIKVYFMKLPISYAMPEIYKLLIFIGVTFSLAILFFQNKVNTYLKNKEV; this is encoded by the coding sequence ATGCTGCGAGAATGGAAGCGAATTTTTTCGATTCCTAACTTTTATGTGGTTTTACTGGTGATTCCGCCGATTATTTTTATTTTTTACGGTTTTATTTATCAGAAGCAATTTGCCAAGGAGCTTCCAATGGCAGTTTGGGATGAAGATCGCTCTTCAGTTTCCAGAATGCTTACAGATATGATGGAACAGAATGAATATATACATTTTACCCATACAGCTTTCAGTAATTCAGAAATCGAAAGCCTGATGAAAAAAGGTGAAATTTTTGGAGCTGTTCATTTTCCGAAAAATATGGAAGCGGATGTAAAGAAAGACCATCAGTCGAATATCACGCTATATACGAATGGTGCTTATCTTGTTCCTGCGAAGATGATCTATAAAGGAGCTGCAGAAGTCATTATCAAAGGAGGACTTGCTGTAGTTCTTCAAAAAGCGGAGAAACAGGGAATGCCCGCTGAAAAAGCGAATACTTTGGTTCAGCCCATTAAGCTGAATACAACAACGTTGTACAATCCAGATTTTAATTATCAAATGTATCTTACTCCGGGTCTCATAACTGTAGGTTTACAAATGGCCTTAATCGTGGCGTCTGTTCTCATCTTAAATTTAGAGTTTAAAAGAAATACAATTGATGAGCTTTTGAAGATTTCAACCTCTTCCTCACAGATTTTTATAGGAAAAATGTTGGCGCATCTTTGTATTGCATGGATTCTTTTTTTATTGGTTGCTTTTTTGGTGTTTCCTATGTATCATTTAGAAAAGCCAGAAACTTATTTTAATTTCTTCATTATGTATACTTTGATGTCTCTTGCTTGCATCGGTATAGGGATGATGGTTTCAGCAATTTCAAACAATCTGCTTTTGGTAACGGATATTGCATTGTTTTTTACTTCTCCGGCTTTTGTATTCAGTGGATTTACATTTCCAAGAACGGCAATGCCTTGGTATGATCAGTTTTATGCAGAAATAATGCCTTACACACACTTTCTGGACGGATTTATTAAAGTTTATTTTATGAAACTTCCAATATCTTATGCAATGCCGGAAATTTATAAACTGTTAATATTTATTGGGGTTACTTTTTCACTTGCTATTCTTTTTTTCCAAAATAAAGTGAATACTTATCTTAAAAATAAAGAGGTGTGA
- a CDS encoding ABC transporter permease, producing MKEIFQIIKREAQNVSKDSSLFMILLLAPIVYAFMYGSIYLNKGEEKVKLALIDADGTAISRLLTDQLNSTPMIDIIPASDISEANEKLYNGEIEGYFYIQKDMEKYILSQKQVNVNLVLNASRFLPSSDLLSAVTKVCLTVGAGVRKTYFNKQGMNEDQSMKMTNPINMDYRPLYNSGMTYGSFLLPGLLAIILQQTLLIGVAASFASEREDKKLTNLYQLSGRNISKLLIGKSFLYFIIFMIFGLFFTTINFSVFDVEIRGNYLDLALLMALFIATILVFGMFIGSFFKSKLFTFQVMVFSSYPIFLITGYSMPYQALPKLVQLFSDMLPTTPFLKAYLSIVQAGGSLKDNLPSILHLTALLLLFMVLCMIRCKVIINYKSSN from the coding sequence GTGAAAGAAATATTCCAAATCATAAAACGAGAGGCCCAAAACGTTTCAAAAGATTCAAGTCTGTTTATGATTTTACTTTTGGCTCCGATTGTGTATGCCTTTATGTATGGAAGCATTTATCTGAACAAAGGAGAAGAAAAAGTAAAATTAGCTTTAATTGATGCAGATGGAACAGCGATATCAAGACTGTTGACGGATCAGCTTAATTCTACTCCGATGATTGATATAATTCCTGCTTCCGATATTTCTGAGGCCAACGAAAAACTATATAATGGAGAGATCGAAGGGTATTTTTATATCCAGAAAGATATGGAAAAGTATATTCTTTCCCAAAAACAGGTCAATGTAAATCTCGTTTTGAATGCTTCCCGGTTTTTACCTTCCAGTGACTTATTAAGTGCGGTAACTAAAGTTTGTCTTACGGTTGGAGCTGGTGTGCGAAAAACCTATTTCAACAAACAAGGAATGAATGAGGATCAGTCGATGAAAATGACGAATCCAATTAATATGGATTACCGTCCGTTGTACAATTCTGGGATGACGTATGGATCTTTTTTATTGCCGGGATTATTGGCCATAATTTTGCAACAGACTTTATTGATAGGTGTTGCAGCTAGTTTTGCTTCCGAAAGAGAAGATAAAAAACTGACTAATCTTTATCAACTTTCAGGACGCAATATTTCTAAATTACTTATTGGGAAGAGTTTTTTATATTTCATTATTTTTATGATTTTTGGGTTATTTTTTACCACCATAAATTTCTCAGTTTTTGATGTGGAAATAAGAGGGAATTATTTAGATTTGGCTTTGTTAATGGCTCTTTTTATAGCTACAATATTAGTTTTTGGAATGTTCATTGGAAGTTTTTTTAAATCCAAGCTTTTCACATTTCAAGTGATGGTTTTTTCGTCTTATCCGATATTTTTGATAACGGGATATTCTATGCCGTATCAGGCTTTACCTAAATTAGTTCAATTGTTCTCGGATATGCTTCCGACAACACCTTTCCTGAAGGCCTATCTTTCCATCGTTCAGGCAGGTGGTAGTTTAAAAGATAATTTACCGTCAATACTTCACCTGACAGCTTTGTTATTACTATTTATGGTTTTATGCATGATTAGATGTAAAGTCATTATCAATTATAAATCCAGTAACTGA
- a CDS encoding dihydrofolate reductase family protein, with product MRKIIAAFNMTLDGFCDHTAGIPDEEIHKHYTDLLSDSDAILYGRITYQLMEYWRPYVNNPSGEKSIDDFAYAIDKIHKIVFSHSLENVEWKSAKLATEGLKEEVLKLKQQSGRPVLIGSRSLIIQLMKLNLIDEYQLCIYPVIVGSGMSLFENINNRHVLKLLKVKSFNGGSVILYYKPVDI from the coding sequence ATGAGAAAGATAATTGCAGCATTCAATATGACACTTGATGGATTTTGCGATCATACTGCAGGCATTCCCGATGAAGAAATACATAAGCATTATACAGATCTGTTAAGTGATTCAGACGCTATTTTATACGGTAGAATAACCTATCAGCTTATGGAATATTGGCGGCCATATGTAAACAATCCTTCAGGTGAAAAATCAATAGACGATTTTGCATATGCTATTGATAAAATTCATAAAATTGTTTTTTCCCACAGTCTGGAAAATGTAGAATGGAAGAGTGCAAAGCTGGCCACTGAAGGATTAAAGGAAGAAGTTCTAAAATTAAAACAACAATCCGGTAGACCTGTTTTAATAGGAAGTCGAAGTCTGATTATACAATTAATGAAACTCAATTTGATTGATGAATATCAATTGTGCATTTACCCCGTTATCGTGGGAAGTGGTATGTCGCTGTTTGAAAATATAAACAATAGACATGTTCTTAAACTTTTAAAAGTCAAAAGTTTTAATGGAGGTTCCGTCATATTGTATTATAAGCCTGTCGATATCTAA
- a CDS encoding tail fiber protein has translation MEGTIGEIRLFAANFAPRDWWYCDGSLLAIRSNTALFAILGTTYGGDGIATFGLPNLAGRSALGAGQGPGLSYYDLGESRGTNAVTLNVSNLPLHTHLATGTIVVPASSQDGDSDTPSNNVVATKDSMYTSQAGNSSTKPTTLTLQVGVSGENIPLQINQPSLGMNYIICLYGVFPPRA, from the coding sequence ATGGAAGGAACAATTGGAGAAATCCGCCTTTTTGCTGCAAACTTTGCCCCTAGAGACTGGTGGTATTGTGACGGCTCATTATTGGCAATCAGATCAAATACTGCTTTGTTCGCTATTTTGGGAACAACGTATGGAGGAGATGGTATAGCAACTTTTGGCTTGCCGAATCTAGCTGGCCGATCAGCGCTTGGAGCTGGTCAGGGACCGGGATTATCTTATTATGATTTAGGTGAAAGTAGAGGTACAAACGCTGTAACACTGAATGTGTCTAATTTACCTTTGCATACCCATTTAGCAACTGGAACTATTGTTGTGCCCGCATCTTCACAGGATGGAGATTCAGATACACCCTCCAACAACGTGGTGGCAACAAAGGATTCTATGTATACCTCACAGGCTGGCAACTCTAGCACTAAACCTACTACTCTGACTTTACAGGTTGGTGTTTCCGGTGAAAATATTCCCCTGCAAATCAATCAGCCCTCGTTGGGAATGAATTATATTATCTGTTTGTATGGAGTTTTTCCACCAAGAGCATAA
- a CDS encoding tail fiber protein — MEGYIGEIRLFAGNFAPLGWAFCDGALYSIATYSATYSILGTTYGGNGQTTFAVPDLRGRIPVGTGTGAGLSNVTLGEIGGKESVTMTVLQMPAHTHSASATVSFPASIDGGGESFTSESILGGLQGAYSSQAADTHLAPQITSSILSTVGNNTPFEIIQPVMAANYIICLEGIYPSRS; from the coding sequence ATGGAAGGATACATAGGAGAAATCCGTCTATTTGCAGGAAATTTTGCACCATTGGGTTGGGCATTCTGTGACGGGGCTTTATACAGTATAGCAACATATTCAGCAACATATTCTATACTCGGAACAACGTACGGAGGTAACGGACAGACTACTTTTGCGGTTCCTGACCTGAGAGGGCGTATTCCTGTAGGAACCGGAACCGGAGCTGGATTGTCAAACGTTACTCTTGGAGAAATAGGAGGAAAAGAATCAGTTACAATGACCGTATTACAGATGCCTGCACATACTCACTCCGCATCAGCTACAGTCAGCTTTCCTGCTTCTATAGACGGAGGAGGCGAATCATTTACTTCTGAGTCTATATTGGGAGGGTTGCAAGGGGCATATTCATCACAGGCAGCAGATACTCATTTAGCTCCTCAAATCACTAGTAGTATATTATCTACAGTAGGAAATAATACTCCTTTTGAGATTATACAACCGGTTATGGCGGCCAATTATATCATATGTCTTGAAGGAATTTATCCAAGCAGAAGCTAA
- a CDS encoding tail fiber protein: MEGTISEIRMFAGNFAPKYWAFCQGQTLNINTNQALFALLGVTYGGNGTTTFMLPNFAGRAPMGTGNAVGIKKYQLGEVLGSETVVCTLANMPKHTHNSTSGTVAIKTFSGDGDTNSPTNSTLAALPGLYSENPSDTTLRPISAAFNLSVMGGSQPINIRQPYLGMNYIICLYGIFPSRS, translated from the coding sequence ATGGAAGGAACTATTTCAGAAATCCGAATGTTTGCTGGTAATTTCGCACCTAAATACTGGGCATTTTGTCAAGGGCAAACATTAAATATAAATACAAACCAAGCATTATTTGCTTTGTTAGGAGTTACTTATGGAGGAAACGGGACAACAACTTTTATGCTCCCTAATTTTGCCGGAAGAGCTCCTATGGGGACCGGAAATGCGGTTGGAATTAAAAAATATCAATTAGGAGAGGTGTTAGGTAGTGAGACTGTAGTATGTACACTGGCCAATATGCCCAAGCACACGCATAATTCAACTTCTGGTACGGTAGCTATTAAAACCTTTTCTGGTGATGGAGACACCAACTCGCCTACTAACAGTACACTCGCTGCATTACCAGGATTGTATTCTGAAAATCCTTCAGATACAACTTTAAGACCTATCTCGGCAGCATTTAATTTAAGTGTTATGGGAGGAAGTCAGCCTATTAATATTAGGCAGCCTTATCTTGGAATGAATTATATCATTTGCTTATACGGAATTTTCCCATCAAGATCATAA
- a CDS encoding formyltransferase family protein — translation MMKVTKISVLCNNRMAIPALQALQGAGMLCAVGIPEGNTDVIDFCTMLSKQSGIPLFIMKKENFHIKITGMIGNSNPRYCFTMTFPWKIPSEILENHPSLFYNFHYGLLPEMRGADPVFESLRSRLKETGITVHAIDKKIDTGAIIIRKTLPLNSNMTHGMLSTQLSWLGANLLNELLLLLNDGYQGTIQDQSKAKYFAKPNIKDVCISWKTSDAQTVEALARACNPWNKGVYTQWNGWNIRIVEATIIEKEINGLHSPGTILSIDTENGLIVQCDQNTQLRLDVIYTDEGFMSGHKLSIFGLKKGDCFLLN, via the coding sequence ATGATGAAAGTAACAAAAATATCAGTATTATGCAATAATCGTATGGCCATTCCTGCTTTACAGGCTCTACAGGGAGCAGGAATGCTTTGTGCGGTGGGAATACCTGAAGGAAATACAGATGTTATTGATTTCTGTACAATGCTTTCAAAACAATCTGGAATTCCTCTATTCATTATGAAAAAAGAAAATTTTCATATTAAAATAACGGGAATGATTGGCAATAGTAATCCTCGGTATTGTTTTACGATGACATTTCCTTGGAAAATACCTTCAGAAATTTTAGAAAATCACCCATCTCTGTTTTATAATTTTCATTATGGACTGCTGCCTGAAATGCGTGGTGCAGATCCGGTATTTGAATCTCTTCGCAGCAGATTGAAAGAAACAGGAATTACGGTTCATGCGATAGATAAAAAGATTGATACAGGAGCTATTATCATAAGAAAAACACTCCCTCTTAATTCTAACATGACGCATGGTATGTTATCTACCCAACTTTCGTGGCTGGGTGCAAATCTCCTTAATGAACTTTTGCTGTTATTAAATGATGGCTATCAAGGGACGATACAGGATCAGTCAAAGGCTAAATATTTTGCAAAGCCAAATATAAAGGATGTATGCATATCTTGGAAAACATCTGATGCGCAGACTGTAGAAGCTTTAGCAAGAGCCTGTAATCCGTGGAATAAAGGAGTATATACTCAATGGAACGGTTGGAATATACGGATAGTTGAGGCTACGATTATTGAAAAAGAAATTAATGGTCTCCATTCTCCGGGAACAATTCTTTCAATAGATACGGAAAATGGATTAATAGTCCAGTGTGATCAAAATACCCAACTCAGATTGGACGTTATCTATACCGATGAGGGTTTTATGAGTGGACATAAACTGAGTATTTTTGGATTAAAAAAAGGTGATTGCTTTCTCTTGAATTGA
- a CDS encoding SemiSWEET transporter: MIDENILGIAAGILTSVSMLPQLIKVIREKNVDDLSWVMILVLILGLSLWVWYGFRKNELPIIFSNAFAVLVNMTLFICYLLYKNKSD; encoded by the coding sequence ATGATTGATGAAAATATTTTAGGAATTGCCGCAGGAATTCTGACTTCTGTTTCAATGCTTCCTCAGCTGATAAAAGTAATAAGAGAAAAAAATGTTGATGATTTATCATGGGTGATGATTCTGGTCCTTATTTTAGGTCTTTCATTATGGGTGTGGTACGGATTTAGGAAAAATGAATTACCTATAATTTTTTCAAACGCTTTTGCTGTCTTGGTAAATATGACCCTTTTTATCTGTTATTTACTCTATAAAAATAAGTCTGATTAA
- a CDS encoding Crp/Fnr family transcriptional regulator, translating to MHNQLIRLISETTELSDLDKELCIQSFEPVLYPKNRVIEEEGKIPQYLYFVVSGFVRLFHYNDKGDEVTTHINCPPGFITSYSNFTNQTRSDENLECITECELLRITKTDLDLLTQKSPAFKDFSFFVFQKSLSYNEKRAKELATLTAEKRYLKLMTEHPELLHNVPMQYIASFLGMNPKSLSRIRKQIIK from the coding sequence ATGCATAATCAACTCATCCGGCTTATTTCAGAAACTACTGAACTTTCAGATTTGGATAAGGAATTGTGCATTCAATCCTTCGAACCTGTCCTGTATCCAAAAAACAGGGTGATTGAAGAAGAAGGAAAAATTCCACAATATTTGTACTTTGTAGTTTCAGGCTTTGTACGGTTGTTCCATTACAATGATAAAGGCGATGAGGTAACGACACACATCAATTGTCCTCCGGGGTTTATTACTTCTTATTCCAACTTTACAAATCAGACCAGATCGGATGAAAATCTGGAATGCATTACGGAATGCGAACTTTTACGTATTACAAAGACAGATCTAGACCTGCTTACTCAAAAAAGCCCTGCTTTTAAAGACTTCAGTTTTTTTGTCTTTCAGAAATCCTTATCCTATAATGAAAAACGTGCGAAAGAATTGGCAACACTTACCGCAGAAAAACGCTATTTGAAGTTAATGACAGAACATCCTGAATTATTGCATAATGTTCCTATGCAGTATATTGCTTCTTTTCTTGGCATGAATCCCAAAAGTTTGAGCCGTATCCGAAAACAGATTATTAAGTAA
- a CDS encoding NAD-dependent epimerase/dehydratase family protein, producing MTSKNLVLVSGANGHLGNNLVRLLIKKGFQVRASVRNIKNKDCFKDLDCEVVQADITDKASFVKALQGVHTFYAVGASFKLWAKDPKKEIYDVNMNGTRNTIEAAAEAGVKRIVYVSSIAALDYTNLPTKESNGYNPDRRDMYYNSKNDGEKLAFQLAKELGIELVSVMPGAMIGSEAFLPLNVSYGVLGLILNKQIPMDTKITLNWVDVKDVAEGCYLAAEKGRPGERYILANEKCMTITDTTKLAQKLYPELKIKVPGSVPKFVLYAIAGLMEFSAKINRKPPVLTVKDIAMFSGLQQNFDISKARNELGFNPKSPEQTVKEALSYLMEHKNLL from the coding sequence ATGACAAGCAAAAACTTAGTATTGGTGTCTGGAGCCAATGGGCATTTAGGCAATAATCTGGTAAGATTACTCATCAAAAAAGGATTTCAGGTTCGTGCATCTGTTCGCAACATCAAAAATAAAGACTGTTTTAAGGATTTGGACTGTGAAGTGGTTCAGGCAGATATTACTGATAAAGCTTCATTTGTAAAGGCTCTTCAGGGAGTGCATACATTTTATGCTGTAGGGGCTTCATTTAAATTATGGGCCAAAGATCCTAAAAAGGAAATCTACGACGTTAATATGAACGGGACCCGTAACACGATTGAAGCTGCAGCTGAGGCCGGGGTAAAAAGAATTGTCTATGTAAGTTCTATTGCCGCTCTGGATTATACGAATCTTCCTACTAAAGAAAGTAACGGATACAATCCTGACCGAAGAGATATGTACTATAATTCTAAGAATGACGGTGAAAAGCTGGCATTTCAGCTCGCTAAAGAATTGGGAATAGAACTGGTATCTGTAATGCCGGGAGCAATGATTGGTAGTGAAGCATTTCTTCCGTTGAATGTATCCTATGGCGTACTGGGATTAATCTTAAACAAGCAGATACCAATGGATACCAAAATAACGCTGAATTGGGTAGATGTAAAAGATGTTGCCGAAGGTTGCTATCTTGCAGCAGAAAAAGGACGCCCCGGGGAGCGTTATATTTTAGCCAATGAAAAATGTATGACCATTACCGATACCACGAAACTGGCTCAGAAACTTTATCCGGAATTAAAAATCAAAGTACCTGGTTCAGTTCCTAAATTTGTCCTATATGCGATTGCCGGTTTAATGGAATTTTCGGCTAAAATTAACAGAAAACCTCCGGTACTGACTGTAAAAGATATTGCAATGTTTTCAGGATTACAACAGAACTTCGATATTTCCAAAGCCAGAAATGAATTAGGTTTTAATCCCAAAAGCCCGGAACAAACTGTAAAAGAAGCTTTATCGTATCTTATGGAACATAAGAATTTACTGTAA